Proteins found in one Acidobacteriota bacterium genomic segment:
- a CDS encoding M24 family metallopeptidase, with amino-acid sequence MKTPRVFTFILAAGLFLGGIILPADPGADPQSLDWSMSHVRDIDNILPERQRAEVFNQILEWRLDNILPEILRRENIDLWLVICFEYQEDPVYMTLVPKPQLTARRMSILLFHDHPTEGLKKLTANWHGTGSAGPMYTNIFTTEYRERGANAQFDAVADYIRKHDPKRIGINTAEHWDYHDDFSHGTALTAFNKTKLEQALDPEHKKRLVSAEKVCIGWLETRSPQELSLYRHLCGIGHDLIAEFFSNKVITPDVTTTDDVCWWIRQRITDLGLETWFHPSVSIRRSPADQKKYGSDDRVIRRGDLLHCDVGIDYLGLKTDQQHNAYVLRIGETDAPEGLKALLKKGNRVQKILMDEMKEGRTGNEILRAALRKAKGEGIETRIYTHPIGFHGHGSGMMIGMSEKQDFVPGTGEHPLFPNTVYSSELSVTVAVPEWGGAKVSLGLEEEMVFANGVCRWVDGYPTTFYLIH; translated from the coding sequence ATGAAAACACCGCGCGTCTTCACATTCATCCTCGCCGCCGGCCTCTTCCTGGGGGGGATTATCCTCCCGGCTGATCCCGGCGCCGATCCCCAGAGCCTTGATTGGTCCATGTCCCATGTCCGGGATATCGACAACATCCTGCCCGAAAGACAGCGGGCCGAGGTCTTTAATCAAATCCTCGAATGGCGGCTGGACAACATTCTACCCGAAATTCTCCGCCGGGAAAATATCGATCTCTGGCTTGTTATCTGCTTCGAATACCAGGAAGACCCCGTTTATATGACCCTCGTTCCTAAACCCCAGTTGACCGCCCGAAGAATGTCCATCCTTCTCTTTCACGACCACCCGACGGAAGGGCTCAAGAAGCTGACAGCCAACTGGCACGGCACCGGAAGCGCCGGTCCCATGTACACAAACATTTTCACGACCGAATACCGGGAGCGGGGTGCAAACGCTCAGTTCGACGCCGTGGCCGACTACATCCGGAAACACGACCCGAAGCGCATTGGGATCAACACCGCCGAACACTGGGACTACCACGACGATTTTTCCCACGGCACTGCACTGACCGCGTTCAACAAGACAAAGCTGGAGCAGGCCTTGGATCCGGAACACAAGAAGAGACTCGTTTCGGCCGAGAAGGTCTGCATCGGCTGGCTCGAAACACGCAGCCCGCAAGAGCTGAGCCTCTACCGCCACCTCTGCGGCATCGGTCACGATCTCATCGCCGAGTTTTTCTCGAACAAGGTCATCACTCCCGATGTCACCACTACCGACGATGTCTGCTGGTGGATCAGGCAAAGGATCACCGACCTGGGCCTGGAAACCTGGTTCCATCCTTCGGTCAGCATCCGGCGTTCGCCGGCCGATCAGAAGAAATACGGCTCGGACGACAGGGTTATCCGGCGCGGAGATCTCCTCCACTGCGACGTCGGGATCGACTACCTGGGTCTTAAGACCGACCAGCAGCACAACGCCTATGTCCTGCGTATCGGCGAGACGGACGCGCCCGAGGGTCTGAAGGCCCTGCTGAAAAAGGGCAACCGCGTGCAGAAGATCCTTATGGACGAAATGAAGGAAGGCCGCACCGGAAATGAGATTCTCCGTGCGGCGCTCCGGAAGGCGAAAGGCGAGGGCATCGAAACCCGGATCTACACCCACCCCATCGGTTTTCACGGCCACGGATCGGGCATGATGATCGGCATGTCGGAGAAACAGGACTTTGTTCCCGGAACGGGCGAGCATCCCCTATTTCCGAACACCGTCTATTCCAGCGAACTCAGTGTGACGGTCGCGGTGCCCGAGTGGGGAGGCGCGAAGGTGTCTTTGGGACTCGAGGAAGAGATGGTTTTCGCGAACGGAGTCTGCCGCTGGGTCGACGGATACCCAACGACCTTCTACCTGATACACTGA
- a CDS encoding Xaa-Pro peptidase family protein → MDLLKPMTGDIVPISDDERMQRIEKARRLMIENGIDAIYLEGGSGMFYFTGVRWGTSERMFAVVIPAKGDIAWVCPAFEEDRARELIRFGEDIRTCEEEESPARRVAQVFRDRGLLTGKIGIEERVRFFLYDNIRREAPHFEYVSADPVTIECRVIKSPAELALMQKAVDITIEAYKATVAKIEAGMTGSDIREISTRAHAALGVQGGIGAQIAEASANPHGSIKRIEVKEGDIILMDGGCGVDGYRSDISRTIVFGDPSVRQSEMWNLMKKAQAAAFAAAGPGVPCEDVDRAARQVYADYGFPGGYKLPGCPHRTGHGIGLDGHEWINLVKGNKRPMEPGMCFSNEPMLVLPGEFGVRLEDCIYITQDGPRWFSQPSPAIDKPFA, encoded by the coding sequence ATGGACCTCTTGAAACCCATGACCGGAGATATCGTGCCGATCAGCGATGATGAACGGATGCAGCGGATCGAGAAAGCTCGCCGCCTGATGATCGAGAACGGAATCGATGCGATCTATCTCGAAGGTGGAAGCGGGATGTTCTACTTTACAGGTGTGAGATGGGGAACCAGTGAGCGCATGTTCGCTGTGGTCATCCCCGCCAAAGGGGACATCGCCTGGGTCTGTCCCGCGTTCGAGGAAGACCGCGCCCGGGAACTCATCCGTTTCGGGGAGGATATCCGAACTTGTGAAGAAGAAGAAAGCCCGGCCCGCCGGGTGGCCCAAGTCTTCCGGGACCGCGGCCTCCTGACCGGGAAAATCGGGATAGAAGAACGGGTTCGCTTCTTTCTCTATGACAACATCCGTCGGGAAGCGCCTCATTTCGAATACGTCAGCGCCGATCCCGTCACGATCGAATGCCGTGTGATCAAGTCTCCGGCCGAACTGGCCCTCATGCAGAAAGCGGTCGACATCACGATTGAAGCCTATAAAGCGACCGTGGCCAAAATCGAGGCGGGAATGACCGGGAGTGACATCCGGGAGATCTCCACGCGGGCGCATGCCGCACTCGGCGTTCAGGGGGGAATCGGGGCTCAAATTGCCGAGGCTTCCGCCAATCCCCACGGCAGCATCAAGCGGATTGAAGTCAAGGAAGGGGACATCATCCTGATGGACGGAGGATGCGGAGTCGATGGATACCGTTCGGATATCAGCCGGACCATCGTCTTCGGCGATCCTTCCGTCCGGCAGAGCGAAATGTGGAACCTGATGAAAAAAGCCCAGGCGGCGGCCTTCGCCGCGGCCGGGCCGGGGGTTCCCTGCGAGGATGTCGATCGTGCCGCCCGTCAAGTCTACGCCGATTACGGCTTTCCCGGCGGATACAAGCTCCCCGGCTGCCCTCACCGCACCGGGCACGGAATCGGGTTGGATGGGCATGAGTGGATCAATTTGGTCAAAGGAAACAAGCGGCCCATGGAACCGGGTATGTGTTTCAGCAACGAGCCCATGCTCGTGCTTCCCGGTGAGTTCGGC